In the Sus scrofa isolate TJ Tabasco breed Duroc chromosome 7, Sscrofa11.1, whole genome shotgun sequence genome, one interval contains:
- the NCR3 gene encoding natural cytotoxicity triggering receptor 3 isoform X1 has product MARMLLLILIRVHSGSCALWVSQPPEICTQEGTPAFLPVPSTPARGDWPLALSHGTGTNWPQGRRVVVLGQGVRTGNGTPLVVERGPAQLATPTIFLLRAGFYAFGFLSVAIGSTIYYQGKCE; this is encoded by the exons ATGGCCCGGATGCTGTTGCTCATCTTGATCAGGGTCCATTCAG gatcctgTGCTCTCTGGGTGTCCCAGCCTCCTGAGATCTGTACTCAGGAGGGCacccctgccttcctgcctgttCCTTCAACGCCAGCCAGAGGAGATTGGCCATTGGCTCTGTCACATGGTACTGGGACAAATTGGCCCCAGGGAAGGAG GGTGGTGGTGCTGGGCCAGGGTGTCAGAACAGGGAATGGGACTCCGCTGGTGGTGGAGAGAG GACCTGCTCAGCTGGCAACACCCACCATCTTCCTCCTTCGGGCAGGATTCTATGCCTTTGGCTTCCTCTCTGTGGCCATAGGTAGCACCATCTATTACCAGGGCAAATGTGAGTAG
- the NCR3 gene encoding natural cytotoxicity triggering receptor 3 isoform X2, producing the protein MARMLLLILIRVHSGSCALWVSQPPEICTQEGTPAFLPVPSTPARGDWPLALSHGTGTNWPQGRRVVVLGQGVRTGNGTPLVVERGFYAFGFLSVAIGSTIYYQGKCE; encoded by the exons ATGGCCCGGATGCTGTTGCTCATCTTGATCAGGGTCCATTCAG gatcctgTGCTCTCTGGGTGTCCCAGCCTCCTGAGATCTGTACTCAGGAGGGCacccctgccttcctgcctgttCCTTCAACGCCAGCCAGAGGAGATTGGCCATTGGCTCTGTCACATGGTACTGGGACAAATTGGCCCCAGGGAAGGAG GGTGGTGGTGCTGGGCCAGGGTGTCAGAACAGGGAATGGGACTCCGCTGGTGGTGGAGAGAG GATTCTATGCCTTTGGCTTCCTCTCTGTGGCCATAGGTAGCACCATCTATTACCAGGGCAAATGTGAGTAG